In Pedobacter heparinus DSM 2366, the following are encoded in one genomic region:
- a CDS encoding DUF4886 domain-containing protein yields the protein MKILIKTKLVIVLVLTMCLQLNAQQAGKTLKVLLIGNSFSQNASRYLPQMAEEAHVKLVLGRAEMGGCSLKRHWDSVLVNDIDTNRGKAYKGQSLRQLLQSQKWDIVTMQQYSLLSGDEGTYQPYATKIYDLVKKYQPDAKVFVHQTWAYRADAVNWGMIASEKRAENNREMWEKSRAAYHLMAKNLGNLPIIPSGDAFYQVATDSKWGFKKDTAFDYANPVYPALPSQQNSINVGYSWGKDKKLQFDPNHANEAGCYLAGLVWYKHLLKGDPTKLKFKPAAVSDEFAAFLKATASKN from the coding sequence ATGAAAATTTTAATCAAAACCAAACTTGTTATAGTACTGGTATTAACCATGTGTTTACAACTGAATGCACAGCAGGCCGGTAAAACTTTAAAAGTATTGCTGATTGGCAATAGTTTTTCACAGAATGCCTCGCGTTATTTGCCTCAAATGGCCGAAGAAGCGCATGTAAAATTGGTTTTAGGCAGGGCAGAAATGGGCGGTTGCTCTTTAAAACGCCACTGGGATTCGGTTTTGGTAAATGACATCGATACCAACAGGGGTAAGGCTTATAAAGGTCAATCACTAAGACAGCTGTTGCAATCACAAAAGTGGGATATCGTGACCATGCAGCAATATTCTTTATTGTCTGGTGATGAAGGCACTTACCAGCCCTATGCAACGAAAATTTATGACCTGGTTAAAAAGTATCAGCCAGATGCGAAGGTATTTGTTCATCAAACCTGGGCCTACCGTGCAGATGCAGTAAACTGGGGAATGATCGCTTCAGAAAAACGTGCAGAAAACAATAGAGAAATGTGGGAAAAATCGAGGGCAGCCTATCACCTTATGGCAAAGAACCTCGGTAATTTGCCAATTATCCCATCCGGTGATGCTTTTTATCAGGTTGCCACCGACAGCAAATGGGGTTTTAAAAAAGATACTGCATTTGATTATGCTAACCCTGTTTATCCTGCACTGCCTTCACAGCAAAACTCGATCAATGTAGGCTATAGCTGGGGGAAAGACAAGAAACTACAGTTTGATCCCAATCATGCAAATGAAGCAGGGTGCTATCTGGCAGGTTTGGTATGGTACAAGCATTTGTTGAAGGGAGATCCAACCAAACTGAAGTTTAAACCAGCTGCTGTGTCGGATGAATTTGCCGCATTCCTGAAAGCAACAGCTTCGAAGAATTAA
- a CDS encoding DUF3098 domain-containing protein — protein sequence MVEKKSSPASQDAKNELVFSKKNYQLLLISIAIVVLGFILMIGTTDIYDFRKTLLAPMVVLFGFGFGVYAILKK from the coding sequence ATGGTAGAAAAAAAATCATCTCCTGCAAGTCAGGATGCAAAAAATGAACTGGTGTTCAGCAAAAAGAATTACCAGTTGTTACTGATCAGCATTGCAATTGTGGTACTCGGGTTTATCCTGATGATCGGCACTACAGATATTTACGATTTCAGAAAAACCTTGCTGGCCCCTATGGTTGTTTTATTCGGGTTTGGATTTGGCGTGTATGCCATTTTAAAGAAATAA
- a CDS encoding lipocalin family protein has translation MRRQITFALTLLLIVTGISACQKDEDTSNKKNMTGKWQVAKIETSVAGAELVTYTGVSSDYLEFRNNEEDEVVVNLKGNNYIGTYAVLQGTGLNISYGGKLYTAQVNTLTANKLEFTANVEGATVKTTEKYYLTR, from the coding sequence ATGAGAAGACAAATTACTTTCGCGCTTACTTTATTATTGATTGTTACCGGCATCAGCGCCTGCCAGAAAGATGAAGATACCAGCAATAAGAAAAATATGACCGGCAAGTGGCAGGTGGCCAAAATTGAGACCAGTGTTGCCGGGGCCGAACTGGTCACTTATACCGGTGTTTCATCAGATTACTTAGAGTTTCGTAATAATGAAGAGGACGAAGTAGTGGTAAACCTGAAAGGCAATAACTACATCGGAACTTATGCCGTGCTGCAAGGAACCGGCTTAAACATTAGTTACGGTGGCAAATTGTATACCGCACAGGTGAATACCCTTACCGCCAATAAACTGGAATTTACTGCCAACGTAGAGGGTGCAACTGTAAAAACTACAGAAAAATACTACCTGACCAGATAA
- a CDS encoding chloride channel protein: MAKTTVKASFIAYGFKWLVLILIVGVAAGTLSALFLAALNLVTIFRDNHNWMLYLLPFAGLVIGFVYHHKGKGVERGNNLIFDTVHNPAAIIPFKMVPLVLTGTVVTHLFGGSAGREGTALQMAAATADQLHKPFKLNAAERTILLIAGLSAGFASVFGTPLAGIVFGVEVLLLGKIPVKAILPAIVTAFIGAYVTELWGVGHTHYSIAFILPLTFRGIAYSVIAGLAFGLAAIAFVKLTEAFSHGFKKISYPPLRPFAGGVLVLLLFLLPGTYKFAGLGIPAILDSFNTASQGSDFALKILFTAITLGSGFKGGEVTPLFFIGATLGSALSVFLPLPVGLLAGMGFVAVFAGAAKTPLACCLMAMELFGLSCGIYVAIACTVSFFISGRHSIYNAPENKTPRHFLFGKIRNLFF, from the coding sequence ATGGCTAAAACAACAGTTAAGGCTTCTTTTATTGCTTATGGTTTTAAATGGCTGGTTTTAATCCTGATTGTTGGGGTGGCTGCAGGCACATTATCGGCCCTGTTTCTGGCGGCTTTAAACCTGGTTACCATTTTCAGGGATAACCATAACTGGATGTTGTATCTGTTACCTTTTGCGGGTCTGGTTATCGGGTTTGTATACCACCATAAGGGGAAAGGGGTGGAAAGAGGAAATAACCTCATATTTGATACGGTACACAACCCTGCAGCTATAATCCCTTTTAAAATGGTGCCATTGGTGCTGACCGGAACAGTGGTTACCCATCTGTTTGGCGGATCTGCAGGCAGAGAGGGCACGGCCTTACAAATGGCCGCAGCTACCGCCGATCAGCTGCACAAGCCTTTTAAATTGAATGCTGCCGAAAGGACCATTTTACTGATTGCAGGTTTAAGTGCGGGTTTTGCCTCGGTTTTTGGAACTCCCCTGGCCGGAATTGTTTTTGGGGTTGAAGTACTGTTACTTGGAAAAATACCAGTAAAAGCAATTTTGCCGGCAATAGTCACTGCTTTTATCGGGGCTTATGTTACTGAACTCTGGGGTGTAGGCCATACACATTACAGCATAGCTTTTATATTGCCTTTAACATTCAGGGGCATTGCCTACAGCGTGATAGCCGGTCTGGCATTCGGACTGGCCGCCATTGCTTTTGTAAAGCTGACAGAAGCTTTTTCACATGGGTTTAAAAAGATCAGTTACCCGCCTTTACGACCTTTTGCGGGTGGAGTGCTGGTGTTGTTGCTTTTTTTACTGCCCGGCACCTATAAATTTGCAGGCCTTGGCATTCCTGCAATACTGGACTCCTTCAATACAGCAAGCCAGGGTTCTGATTTTGCCTTAAAAATCCTGTTCACGGCCATCACCCTGGGTTCGGGTTTTAAAGGTGGCGAGGTTACCCCCCTCTTTTTTATTGGTGCCACTTTGGGGAGTGCCTTATCTGTATTTCTTCCACTCCCTGTCGGCCTGCTTGCCGGAATGGGCTTTGTAGCTGTTTTTGCCGGTGCAGCTAAAACACCGCTGGCATGTTGCCTAATGGCCATGGAACTGTTTGGTCTTTCCTGCGGCATATATGTAGCCATTGCCTGTACCGTTTCCTTTTTTATTTCGGGCAGGCACAGCATTTACAATGCACCGGAAAACAAGACGCCCAGGCATTTCCTGTTTGGTAAAATCAGGAATCTCTTTTTCTGA
- a CDS encoding undecaprenyl-diphosphate phosphatase, protein MDYLQAFILAVIEGLTEFLPVSSTGHMVIASSFMGIGKNDFVKLFEVAIQLGAILAVVVLYWKKFFDFSKWQFYVKLIIAVIPALFFGYLLNDFIDETLGNPVFIAVVLLLGGIVLLFIDRFFNNQTIDKETDISNVNAFKIGCFQVLAVVFPGLSRSAATIIGGMQQKLTRHAAAEFSFFLAVPTMCAATGYKLLKGYHLLNTENIKLLLFGNLIAFIVAIIAIKSFIGFLSKHGFRIFGWYRIIIGVVLIALYYSGIEINVI, encoded by the coding sequence ATGGATTATTTGCAGGCCTTTATTCTGGCCGTAATAGAAGGGTTAACAGAGTTTTTACCTGTTTCATCAACCGGACACATGGTGATTGCCAGTTCCTTTATGGGGATTGGAAAAAATGATTTTGTAAAGCTTTTTGAAGTAGCCATACAGCTAGGGGCCATTTTAGCAGTGGTAGTACTGTATTGGAAAAAATTCTTTGATTTTAGCAAGTGGCAGTTTTATGTAAAGCTGATCATTGCTGTAATACCAGCCCTGTTTTTTGGCTATCTGCTTAATGATTTTATAGACGAAACTTTAGGTAATCCCGTATTTATAGCAGTAGTATTACTGCTCGGTGGAATTGTTTTGTTGTTTATAGACCGGTTCTTTAACAACCAGACCATCGATAAAGAAACAGATATCAGCAATGTAAATGCCTTTAAAATTGGGTGTTTCCAGGTACTGGCAGTTGTTTTTCCAGGCTTAAGCAGAAGTGCAGCCACCATTATTGGGGGTATGCAGCAAAAGCTGACCAGACATGCGGCAGCCGAATTTTCATTTTTTCTTGCCGTACCTACCATGTGCGCTGCAACAGGCTATAAACTTTTGAAGGGTTATCACCTTTTAAATACGGAAAATATAAAACTGCTGCTTTTTGGCAACCTTATTGCCTTTATTGTAGCCATAATTGCCATTAAATCTTTTATAGGCTTTTTATCTAAACACGGGTTCCGTATTTTTGGCTGGTACAGAATAATCATTGGTGTGGTATTAATTGCACTGTATTATTCGGGGATTGAAATAAACGTAATATGA
- the leuS gene encoding leucine--tRNA ligase, producing MDYQFKEIEQKWQKFWAQHKTFKAADASNKPKFYVLDMFPYPSGAGLHVGHPLGYIASDIFSRYKRLKGFNVLHPMGYDSFGLPAEQYAIQTGQHPALTTEANINTYRKQLDGLGFSFDWSREVRTSDPEYYKWTQWIFMQLFNSWYNLETDRAEDITTLIEKFNASGSADVKAVCDEDTKTFMPSDWAVMTDEEKQEELLKYRLTYLKESTVNWCAALGTVLANDEVKDGFSERGGHPVEQKKMMQWSMRISAYAERLLQGLNTIDWPEPVKEMQRNWIGKSIGAAVKFKIEAAVSKALPAGVDAIEVFTTRVDTIFGVSYLVLAPEHELVTALTTPGQLDAVNSYIAQTKKKSELDRMADTKTVSGAFTGSYVINPVSGERIQLWIADYVLAGYGTGAVMGVPSGDQRDWLFATHFNLPIVQILDAQQDIEHQADATKDGKYINSGFINGMNYTEATATLNAWLEEQGQGKAKINYRMRDAIFGRQRYWGEPIPVYFKDGLPYLIKAEELPLLLPEIDKYLPTETGEPPLGRAEDWKYEDEYEYELSTMPGWAGSSWYWYRYMDAKNDSDFASAEAIKYWKDVDLYIGGAEHATGHLLYSRFWNKFLKDLGYVQEEEPFKKLINQGMIQGRSNFVYRVIDEEGRGTNKLVSYGLRKDYKTSALHVDVNIVDNEVLNIEQFKLFRPEFADAEFILENGRYICGVEVEKMSKSKFNVVNPDVLIESYGADTLRMYEMFLGPLEQSKPWNTNGIEGVFKFLRKFWRLFHNEAWTFHVNDSVPSKAELKALHKIIKKVQDDVERFSFNTSVSSFMIAVNELTDLKCKNRQVLEDLVVVLSPYAPHICEELWMLLGNEAGSLSYTPYPTFNPAYLVEDEFSYPVSVNGKTRLNLSMSLTLEAKEVEETVLANEDVQKYLEGKAPKKVIVVKGRIVNIVI from the coding sequence ATGGATTACCAATTTAAAGAGATAGAACAAAAGTGGCAGAAATTCTGGGCGCAGCATAAAACATTTAAGGCAGCTGATGCCAGTAATAAACCTAAGTTTTATGTATTGGATATGTTTCCTTACCCCTCCGGGGCCGGGTTACATGTTGGTCATCCGCTGGGATATATTGCCTCCGATATCTTTTCAAGATATAAAAGGTTAAAGGGCTTTAATGTGCTGCATCCCATGGGCTATGATTCTTTTGGGTTGCCGGCCGAACAGTATGCAATACAGACCGGGCAGCATCCTGCATTAACAACCGAAGCCAATATCAATACTTACCGTAAACAGCTGGATGGGCTTGGATTTTCTTTCGACTGGAGCAGGGAAGTGCGTACCAGTGATCCGGAATATTATAAATGGACACAGTGGATTTTTATGCAATTGTTTAACTCCTGGTATAACCTGGAAACGGACAGGGCAGAAGATATAACCACGCTGATAGAAAAATTTAATGCCTCGGGCAGTGCCGACGTAAAAGCCGTTTGTGATGAAGACACAAAGACCTTTATGCCGAGCGACTGGGCTGTTATGACTGATGAGGAAAAACAGGAAGAACTGTTAAAATACCGACTCACTTATTTAAAGGAAAGCACTGTAAACTGGTGTGCTGCATTGGGTACAGTGCTGGCCAATGACGAAGTAAAAGATGGTTTTTCTGAGCGTGGAGGGCATCCGGTAGAACAGAAAAAGATGATGCAATGGAGCATGCGGATCTCTGCTTATGCAGAGCGTTTGCTGCAGGGTTTAAATACGATAGACTGGCCTGAGCCGGTTAAAGAGATGCAGCGCAACTGGATAGGTAAAAGTATCGGTGCCGCTGTGAAGTTTAAAATTGAAGCTGCAGTCAGCAAAGCATTGCCTGCTGGTGTAGATGCCATTGAAGTTTTTACTACCCGCGTAGATACCATTTTCGGAGTTTCGTACCTGGTACTGGCGCCTGAACATGAGCTGGTGACGGCCTTAACTACGCCCGGACAACTTGATGCGGTGAACAGTTATATCGCCCAGACCAAAAAGAAATCTGAACTGGACCGTATGGCCGATACCAAAACCGTATCGGGTGCTTTTACAGGAAGTTATGTGATTAACCCGGTAAGCGGTGAGCGCATCCAGCTGTGGATTGCCGATTATGTGCTTGCTGGTTATGGAACCGGTGCGGTAATGGGTGTGCCGAGCGGCGACCAGCGCGACTGGTTGTTTGCTACGCATTTTAACCTGCCAATTGTGCAGATCCTGGATGCACAACAGGATATTGAGCATCAGGCCGATGCTACTAAAGACGGAAAATACATCAATTCCGGTTTCATTAACGGAATGAATTATACGGAGGCTACGGCTACTTTAAATGCCTGGCTGGAAGAGCAGGGGCAAGGTAAAGCGAAAATAAATTACCGCATGCGCGACGCGATATTTGGTCGCCAGCGCTATTGGGGCGAGCCAATCCCGGTATATTTTAAAGATGGCCTGCCCTATTTAATTAAAGCAGAAGAATTGCCTTTACTGCTGCCCGAAATTGATAAGTATTTGCCTACAGAGACAGGCGAGCCGCCATTGGGCAGAGCTGAGGACTGGAAATATGAGGATGAATACGAGTACGAGCTGAGCACCATGCCTGGCTGGGCTGGTTCCAGCTGGTATTGGTACCGTTATATGGATGCAAAAAATGATTCGGATTTTGCTTCAGCAGAAGCCATTAAATACTGGAAGGATGTAGACCTGTATATCGGCGGAGCTGAACATGCTACAGGCCACCTGCTGTACAGTCGTTTCTGGAACAAGTTTTTAAAAGATCTGGGCTACGTGCAGGAAGAAGAGCCTTTCAAAAAGCTGATTAACCAGGGTATGATCCAGGGCAGGAGCAACTTTGTATACCGGGTAATTGATGAAGAGGGAAGGGGTACAAATAAGCTGGTTTCCTATGGCTTAAGAAAAGATTATAAAACATCGGCATTGCATGTAGATGTGAATATTGTAGACAATGAGGTCCTGAACATTGAGCAGTTTAAGCTGTTTAGACCCGAATTTGCAGATGCAGAATTTATTTTGGAGAATGGCAGATACATCTGTGGTGTTGAAGTAGAGAAGATGTCCAAATCCAAGTTTAACGTGGTAAATCCCGATGTGCTGATAGAGAGTTACGGTGCTGATACCTTGCGCATGTATGAAATGTTTCTGGGGCCGCTTGAACAGAGCAAACCATGGAATACCAATGGCATTGAAGGGGTATTTAAATTCCTGCGTAAGTTTTGGCGCCTGTTCCATAATGAAGCATGGACATTTCATGTAAACGATTCGGTGCCCTCTAAAGCGGAACTAAAAGCCCTGCACAAAATCATTAAAAAGGTGCAGGATGATGTTGAAAGGTTCTCTTTCAATACCTCTGTTTCCAGCTTTATGATTGCAGTGAACGAGCTGACTGATCTGAAATGTAAAAACCGTCAGGTGCTGGAAGACCTGGTGGTGGTACTTTCACCTTATGCACCACATATATGTGAAGAGCTTTGGATGTTGCTGGGCAATGAGGCTGGCAGCTTGTCCTATACACCATATCCAACCTTTAATCCGGCTTACCTGGTTGAAGATGAGTTCAGTTACCCTGTTTCGGTAAATGGTAAAACCCGTTTAAACCTGAGCATGAGCCTTACTTTAGAGGCTAAAGAAGTAGAAGAAACCGTTTTGGCCAATGAAGATGTGCAGAAATACCTGGAAGGTAAGGCACCTAAAAAAGTAATTGTAGTGAAGGGCAGGATTGTCAATATTGTGATCTAA
- a CDS encoding cell division protein FtsX encodes MEEFEVSDASKKTKTIYISTIFSIALVLLMLGMLGLILVHAKNLSNYVKENIVLNIIVDEGAKETEVLAFQKELNANPAIKSTVYVNKEMAARNLTTDLGEDFVNFLGYNPLLSTIDVYLKADYANNKGIDALKANIGKNPIVKEVIYQSSLIDMVNKNINTIGLIILGFAAILLIISIALINNTIRLAIYSQRFLIKSMQLVGATRNFIRKPFILIAALHGLIAAFIAILILLGILYYAQKEIPEMVILRNYSEFGIVLLGLVGVGIFITAISTSFAVSRYLNLKIYDLYR; translated from the coding sequence ATGGAAGAATTTGAAGTTAGCGATGCTTCTAAGAAGACAAAGACCATATACATTTCTACTATTTTCAGTATTGCCCTGGTTTTACTGATGCTGGGTATGCTCGGGTTGATTTTAGTGCATGCTAAGAACCTTTCTAACTACGTAAAGGAAAATATTGTTTTGAACATTATTGTGGATGAAGGCGCGAAAGAGACAGAAGTTCTTGCCTTTCAGAAAGAGCTGAACGCCAACCCTGCCATAAAAAGTACAGTATATGTAAACAAAGAAATGGCTGCAAGGAACCTGACAACTGATTTAGGAGAAGACTTTGTGAACTTTTTAGGTTACAATCCATTGCTATCCACTATTGATGTTTATTTAAAGGCAGATTATGCAAACAACAAGGGCATTGATGCACTGAAAGCCAATATTGGTAAAAACCCAATTGTAAAAGAAGTGATTTACCAAAGCTCACTGATTGATATGGTAAATAAAAACATCAATACGATCGGACTCATCATCCTGGGCTTTGCTGCTATATTACTGATCATTTCTATTGCATTGATCAACAATACCATCCGGCTGGCCATTTATTCCCAGCGCTTCCTCATCAAAAGCATGCAGCTGGTGGGTGCCACCCGTAATTTTATACGTAAACCTTTCATTTTGATTGCTGCATTACATGGCCTCATTGCAGCTTTTATAGCCATTTTAATTTTGCTGGGCATTCTTTATTACGCCCAGAAAGAAATTCCTGAAATGGTGATCCTGAGAAACTACAGCGAATTTGGCATTGTCCTGCTGGGCCTGGTGGGTGTGGGGATCTTTATTACCGCCATCAGCACTTCATTTGCAGTGAGCAGATATTTAAATTTAAAAATTTACGACCTTTACAGATAA
- a CDS encoding ATP-binding protein, translated as MNNTSISDKKLAEIQKILEISPMGAFQADTVGNCLFLNRQWENISGLSVEESLGKGWMSIVYEDDIVLINNLLKDVMAEGKEIFDFVYRIHHPSEGLRQLKVNAKFIFDDYGVISYYIGFLEDITDRTQSELAFQEIKQNLERSNLILDVSQELSTTGGWEFNLLTGEVFWTKQVYEINGVDEQTFVPTFEGVLSRYEEGYAQIMEQQVKEAIEKQIPYDLELRLCTPAGVRKWVRAVGTPIVADNKVVVLRGAITDITQKKEIELELLRAKDIAEHSAKAKTDFLSVMSHEIRTPLNGIIGIANLLKLKHTMDQEEYVRSLIFSADHLLQLINDILDLTKIESDKLELVLAEVNIFELVRNIKNQFKSLAEAKGIVVKSFIDDDIPQRLIADPVRLGQILNNLISNAIKFTESGAVTITLSLVALTANKANVHFSVKDTGMGIPEELHETIFESFKQVQQDVHRKHTGTGLGLAITQKLVELHDGRILLKSTAGQGTEFYFELNFDLATDENSPGTFRPGPEITVYEGRLKGLRILFVEDNPINVMVAKNQLEYFGSVPDCAYNGKEALALLNDNQYDVALLDLHMPEIDGYALADLIQQQYPGIHIVIFTADIMTEVKLKLAKMHIFDILNKPFSPERMFEVLYNVAKNRGVLI; from the coding sequence ATGAATAATACAAGCATTTCAGATAAAAAATTAGCAGAAATACAGAAGATCCTGGAAATTAGTCCGATGGGTGCTTTTCAGGCTGATACAGTAGGTAATTGTTTGTTTCTAAACCGGCAATGGGAAAATATCTCAGGATTAAGTGTGGAGGAATCGCTTGGGAAAGGTTGGATGAGCATCGTTTATGAGGATGACATTGTGCTTATAAACAATCTGTTAAAGGATGTGATGGCGGAAGGAAAAGAAATATTCGATTTTGTTTATCGGATTCATCATCCTTCTGAAGGACTACGCCAGCTTAAAGTGAACGCGAAATTTATTTTTGATGACTATGGTGTTATTTCCTACTACATCGGTTTTTTAGAGGACATCACAGATCGCACCCAAAGCGAACTGGCGTTTCAGGAAATCAAACAAAACCTGGAGCGCAGCAACCTGATTCTGGATGTGAGTCAGGAATTGAGTACCACGGGTGGCTGGGAATTTAATTTACTGACAGGAGAAGTGTTCTGGACAAAGCAGGTTTATGAAATTAATGGCGTTGATGAGCAGACTTTTGTTCCTACTTTTGAAGGCGTACTTTCGCGCTACGAAGAAGGTTATGCCCAGATAATGGAACAACAAGTAAAAGAGGCGATTGAAAAGCAAATACCTTACGATCTTGAACTCAGACTATGTACGCCTGCTGGTGTAAGAAAATGGGTTAGGGCCGTTGGTACACCCATTGTAGCAGACAATAAGGTGGTGGTGTTAAGAGGAGCCATTACAGACATTACCCAAAAAAAGGAAATTGAATTGGAACTACTTCGGGCAAAGGATATTGCCGAACATTCGGCAAAGGCAAAAACGGATTTTCTTTCGGTAATGAGCCATGAAATCCGCACACCTTTAAATGGAATTATTGGTATTGCCAATTTGTTGAAACTTAAACATACCATGGACCAGGAAGAGTATGTGCGTAGCCTGATCTTTTCGGCCGACCATCTGCTGCAGCTCATTAATGATATCCTGGACCTTACCAAAATAGAAAGTGATAAGCTGGAACTGGTTTTGGCAGAAGTGAACATTTTTGAGCTGGTAAGGAATATCAAAAATCAGTTTAAATCGCTGGCCGAGGCTAAAGGCATTGTGGTGAAAAGCTTTATTGATGATGATATTCCACAAAGACTGATTGCCGATCCGGTAAGGCTTGGGCAGATTTTGAACAACCTGATCAGCAATGCTATTAAATTTACAGAAAGTGGAGCGGTGACCATTACATTGAGCCTTGTGGCATTGACAGCTAACAAAGCTAATGTACATTTTTCTGTAAAAGATACCGGAATGGGTATTCCGGAGGAGTTACATGAAACCATTTTTGAAAGCTTTAAGCAAGTACAACAGGATGTGCACCGTAAACATACGGGAACAGGTTTAGGTTTGGCTATTACCCAGAAATTGGTGGAACTACACGATGGGCGCATTTTGCTTAAAAGTACAGCCGGCCAAGGAACAGAATTTTATTTTGAACTGAATTTTGATTTAGCTACTGACGAGAATTCGCCAGGGACTTTCAGGCCTGGGCCTGAAATTACGGTATACGAAGGTAGGTTAAAAGGTTTGCGCATTTTATTTGTCGAAGACAACCCAATTAATGTAATGGTGGCTAAAAACCAGCTGGAATACTTCGGCAGCGTACCAGACTGTGCTTATAATGGAAAGGAAGCTCTTGCGTTGTTAAATGACAACCAGTATGATGTGGCCTTGCTGGACCTGCATATGCCCGAAATTGATGGTTATGCTTTGGCGGATCTTATACAGCAGCAGTACCCCGGAATACACATTGTTATTTTTACTGCCGATATTATGACAGAGGTGAAATTGAAGCTGGCTAAAATGCATATTTTTGACATTCTGAACAAACCTTTTTCACCCGAAAGAATGTTTGAAGTGTTATACAATGTAGCTAAGAACCGGGGTGTTTTAATATGA
- a CDS encoding exo-beta-N-acetylmuramidase NamZ family protein, producing MMKFTSLLFLTLLAISNIKSTAQIASSKQGTSKKSGIVTGADQTEKYLPYLKGKRIGLVANQSSIIGKKSSVDSLKSLGIKIVKVFGPEHGFRGNASNGAVVNNEIDAKTGIPIISLYGKNEKPTKEQLADIDLMVFDIQDVGCRYYTNINTLEYVMEACAENNKELLILDRPNPNAYVVDGPVMTDDKFKSAIGIHYTPMTHGMTIGEFAQYLNGEGYLKERCSIKIIKVANYNHDMSYVLPIHPSPNLNTQQAVMLFPSLCMFEGTAINEGRGTYMPFTILGAPALKGKYSFSYKPVSIPGMSERPNHKDSVCYGLDLRNYDISKLRKSRQINLSWLIELYNAYPDKARFFGQERASTGVSPFDLRIGTDQLRKQIIAGVSEADIRKSWEPGLQKFKAIRAKYLLYP from the coding sequence ATGATGAAATTTACTTCCTTACTTTTTTTAACGCTTCTGGCGATCAGCAACATCAAATCTACCGCACAAATTGCATCGTCAAAGCAAGGTACATCCAAAAAGTCGGGAATTGTCACAGGTGCCGACCAGACTGAAAAATATTTGCCTTATCTAAAAGGAAAACGAATTGGCCTGGTTGCAAATCAGAGTTCCATTATCGGCAAAAAAAGCAGCGTAGATAGTTTAAAGAGCCTTGGAATTAAAATTGTAAAAGTGTTTGGACCTGAACATGGTTTTAGGGGCAATGCCAGTAATGGAGCCGTGGTAAACAACGAGATAGATGCGAAAACCGGCATTCCCATCATCTCTTTATACGGCAAAAACGAGAAGCCAACAAAAGAACAGCTGGCGGATATAGACCTTATGGTTTTTGATATTCAGGATGTGGGCTGTCGCTATTATACCAATATTAATACACTTGAGTATGTGATGGAAGCCTGTGCAGAAAACAACAAAGAACTCCTGATTCTTGACAGACCTAATCCTAATGCATATGTAGTAGACGGCCCGGTAATGACTGATGATAAATTTAAATCTGCCATAGGGATTCATTATACACCCATGACGCATGGCATGACTATCGGTGAGTTTGCACAATACCTTAACGGCGAGGGATACCTGAAAGAAAGATGCAGCATAAAGATTATAAAAGTTGCCAACTATAACCATGACATGTCTTATGTATTACCCATACATCCTTCACCAAATTTAAATACCCAGCAGGCTGTAATGCTTTTCCCGAGCTTATGTATGTTTGAGGGAACAGCGATCAATGAAGGTCGGGGAACTTATATGCCATTTACTATATTGGGAGCACCTGCATTGAAAGGCAAGTATTCATTTTCCTACAAACCGGTAAGCATTCCCGGAATGAGTGAGCGGCCAAATCACAAAGACTCCGTTTGCTATGGCCTTGACCTTCGCAATTATGATATCAGCAAGCTTCGGAAGAGCCGCCAGATTAATTTATCGTGGTTAATTGAATTGTACAATGCTTATCCGGATAAAGCCCGCTTTTTTGGTCAGGAAAGAGCCAGTACAGGTGTATCTCCCTTTGATCTGCGTATAGGTACCGATCAATTAAGAAAACAGATCATAGCCGGAGTATCAGAAGCTGACATCAGAAAAAGCTGGGAGCCTGGATTGCAGAAGTTTAAGGCTATACGGGCGAAGTATCTCCTATATCCGTAA